A genomic window from Megalobrama amblycephala isolate DHTTF-2021 linkage group LG2, ASM1881202v1, whole genome shotgun sequence includes:
- the dot1l gene encoding histone-lysine N-methyltransferase, H3 lysine-79 specific isoform X3 has protein sequence MEGTNSQHKVDHQLKERFANMKEGGKIVSSKPFAPLNFRINSRNLSDIGTIMRVVELSPLRGSVSWTGKPVSYYLHTIDRTILENYFSSLKNPKLREEQEAARRRQQKDSKENKSNTTTPTKPKEHKTQHDSGGEEERSNSIVPVKPSPKPRRAKLLARGRKLGNRKRGRPKKAATTTAAERKNKKSQSALDLLHAKTLSAAPPQDPYRSPQSPFYQLPPKVQHYTSSQLLMSPTPPGLQALLDNVKVQYLQFMAYMKTPQYRTNLQQALEQEKLRHTELSGQAQQLLNACHAHKERIRDLFQSKLEELGVKAVTVEDLVQAQKEITAHNMQLREQTKQLERDMAELRDQSLVLLKARCEELKLDWGSLCLETLLKEKAALRRQISEKQRHCLELQISIVELEKSQRQQELLQLKSSYSPCEVSPYRKALPGPETRLTLDSDTPRLTPQASVGLNGLSPELSINGTASPGYERGGGIGMGKNELLTRYLPISPDHEIVPPTPDSRTRQLGQPLPDYTRFSPAKIALRRHLNQDSAANQFRALGNIHRGDIGAVSSPTLGLKQACSSPSSSDIQTTTTPKSTDRANKEKSPAAPGDTITSLPISIPLSTVHPSKLPVSIPLASVVLPNRAERLRSTPSPVSNPAGQSNGKAPLTPTSGYSSSSGLVNGCHSTMLTEDQDCDVASPPPHSTPVMGLQSRGSGLSPPLGTGGVLQYADGPPRLPPEDGHDRQGPESDTEPLDSEARRRIFFSSSSSSSSSSSSTGGSRLHHGSVKQGHHHHSKHHHHHHHHHHSPSSHSQEGRKRGRRKRSSSGAMPMSGSPKRRAFPGLGCPSHSSGSPLNINSMVNNINQPLEISAISSPEQSGRSPCGPDLDQPPVLKRERPLELNNTGRYSSTPSSDEEGTNYAPDTSSSSRIERKIATISLDRDGPIRDVERGSQGRKSGASSVSSEVSSSSGASKWKSTFSPISDPKPTPPDLRQGGSPFGVGASRGGTDSDSDQKPQRRGEREREPYGNSNLFLSQDGGGRSVVNVSERPLQKQKTREWDLKSVTGLASQNLFISAAASGGILSGKVGGAATVSSASSVGQYFPLGGASVLQSLFGAQTPGPATSGAPRLVNGHSALGSFSSAGLAGGAAGGIFHHMVPSVSSQQSGANLPGPGALSSQQRHLDTNPKPGASFLASGPSQHSRTQTVLHTPTLALPPPPPLLNASSAVPSQPASPRSSRPQSSLPASTSSPSLATTSTSVTSSASSRPFTVHYPPHLPPPHPPGSAGSGGAGVSWRTLGLQVSYTSSQIPGNRPR, from the exons ATGGAAGGAACGAATAGCCAGCACAAG GTGGACCACCAGCTGAAGGAACGATTTGCCAACATGAAGGAAG GTGGAAAAATTGTATCCTCAAAACCTTTTGCACCTCTTAACTTCAGAATAAACAGCCGAAACTTGAGTG atattggcACAATAATGAGAGTAGTTGAACTGTCCCCTCTGAGGGGATCGGTGTCGTGGACGGGGAAGCCAGTGTCATACTATCTGCATACAATAGACCGCACCATA CTTGAAAACTATTTTTCTAGTCTCAAAAATCCTAAACTCAGG GAGGAGCAGGAGGCAGCCAGAAGGCGTCAGCAGAAGGACAGTAAGGAAAATAAGAGCAACACCACCACCCCGACCAAGCCCAAGGAGCACAAG ACGCAGCATGACTCGGGTGGTGAGGAGGAGCGCTCAAACTCGATTGTGCCCGTGAAGCCGTCACCCAAACCCCGCCGGGCCAAACTGCTGGCCAGGGGCCGCAAGCTTGGCAACAGGAAGCGTGGGCGGCCTAAGAAGGCTGCCACTACCACCGCCGCCGAGCGCAAGAACAAGAAGAGCCAGAGCGCCCTTGATCTGCTGCACGCCAAGACCCTCTCAGCTGCCCCCCCTCAGG ATCCGTACAGGTCACCTCAGAGTCCGTTCTATCAGCTACCTCCCAAAGTGCAGCATTATACATCTAGCCAGCTTCTCATGAGCCCCACTCCACCAGGCCTGCAGGCTCTTCTTG ATAACGTGAAAGTCCAGTATCTGCAGTTCATGGCCTACATGAAGACACCACAGTACCGCACCAACCTGCAGCAAGCTCTTGAGCAGGAAAAG TTGAGACACACAGAACTATCCGGTCAAGCCCAACAGCTGCTCAATGCTTGTCATGCTCATAAGGAGAGGATCAGAGACCTTTTCCAGTCTAAACTGGAGGAG CTGGGCGTGAAGGCGGTGACCGTGGAGGACCTGGTGCAAGCTCAGAAGGAGATCACAGCCCACAACATGCAGCTGAGGGAACAGACCAAACAGCTGGAGAGGGACATGGCGGAGCTCCGCGATCAGAGCCTGGTGCTG CTGAAGGCTCGATGTGAGGAGCTCAAGCTAGACTGGGGGTCTCTGTGTTTGGAGACCCTGTTGAAAGAGAAAGCTGCTTTACGGAGACAAATCTCAGAGAAACAGCGCCACTGTCTGGAGCTCCAG ATCAGCATTGTTGAACTAGAGAAGAGCCAGAGGCAGCAAGAGCTCCTGCAGCTTAAGTCATCCTACAGCCCGTGTGAGGTGTCCCCCTACCGAAAGGCCCTCCCTGGCCCAGAGACCCGCCTCACACTGGATTCCGACACCCCGAGACTTACCCCACAAGCCTCTGTGGGACTCAACGGCCTCAGTCCCGAGCTATCCATCAATGGCACGGCCTCACCGGGTTACGAGAGAGGCGGTGGAATTGGAATGGGCAAAAATGAACTCCTCACCCGCTACCTGCCCATTTCCCCTGACCACGAAATTGTGCCGCCCACCCCAGACTCACGAACCAGGCAGCTAGGGCAACCCCTGCCCGACTACACCCGCTTTTCTCCAGCCAAGATTGCCCTCCGCAGGCACCTCAATCAAGATTCAGCTGCCAATCAATTTCGAGCCCTTGGCAACATCCACCG GGGCGACATTGGTGCTGTTTCATCTCCAACTCTGGGATTAAAACAGGCTTGCTCTTCACCCAGTTCATCTGATATTCAAACGACCACCACACCCAAGAGCACAGATAGG GCCAATAAGGAAAAGAGCCCGGCTGCTCCCGGCGACACTATAACCAGTCTACCAATAAGCATCCCCCTCAGCACTGTGCATCCCAGTAAACTTCCTGTCAGCATCCCGCTGGCCAGTGTGGTGCTGCCGAATCGTGCAGAAAGACTG AGGAGCACTCCTAGTCCAGTTTCGAATCCAGCTGGACAGAGCAATGGCAAGGCACCTCTCACGCCTACCTCAG GGTACTCCTCCAGCTCAGGATTGGTGAACGGCTGTCACTCCACCATGTTGACCGAGGACCAAGACTGTGATGTCGCTTCCCCTCCCCCTCACAGCACTCCTGTCATGGGGCTTCAGTCCCGCGGTTCTGGCCTCAGTCCTCCATTGGGCACCGGAGGTGTGCTGCAGTACGCAGACGGCCCACCGAGGCTTCCCCCCGAGGACGGCCATGACCGCCAAGGCCCCGAATCTGACACAGAGCCCTTAGACAGCGAGGCTCGTCGCCGGATCTTTTTCTCCTCgtcctcttcttcctcctcctcttcatctTCCACTGGAGGCTCAAGGCTACACCACGGATCGGTAAAGCAGGGTCACCATCATCACAGTAAGCACCATCAccaccaccatcatcatcatcactctCCAAGTTCCCACAGCCAAGAGGGGCGGAAGCGTGGCCGGCGGAAGCGCAGCTCTTCCGGGGCCATGCCCATGAGCGGATCCCCTAAAAGAAGGGCATTTCCGGGACTGGGCTGCCCAAGCCATTCCTCTGGATCGCCTCTTAATATCAATTCCATG GTGAACAACATAAACCAACCTTTGGAGATCTCCGCCATCTCTTCCCCGGAGCAGTCAGGCCGAAGCCCATGCGGGCCAGATCTAGATCAGCCTCCCGTGCTTAAAAGAGAGCGTCCCCTGGAGCTCAACAACACAGGTCGCTATTCCTCCACCCCTAGTTCAGACGAAGAGGGCACCAATTACGCCCCGGACACCTCTAGTTCAAGCCG aaTCGAACGGAAAATCGCCACAATTTCCTTAGACCGAGACGGACCCATCAGAGATGTGGAAAGGG GCTCGCAGGGACGTAAATCAGGTGCCAGCAGCGTGAGCAGCGAGGTATCCTCTTCCTCCGGAGCCAGCAAGTGGAAATCCACCTTCTCTCCAATCTCTGACCCCAAGCCAACTCCTCCGGACCTCCGCCAAGGTGGTTCTCCATTCGGCGTTGGGGCATCCCGAGGGGGCACGGACTCCGACTCAGACCAGAAACCACAGAGGAGAGGGGAACGTGAGCGTGAGCCTTACGGGAACTCGAACCTCTTTCTCAGTCAGGATGGTGGTGGTCGCTCAGTCGTCAATGTGTCAGAGCGGCCTCTGCAGAAACAGAAAACGCGGGAGTGGGACCTGAAATCCGTAACTGGATTGGCCAGCCAGAACCTCTTTATATCCGCTGCGGCCAGTGGAGGCATCCTGAGTGGGAAAGTGGGCGGGGCTGCCACAGTTTCCTCTGCCTCCTCAGTGGGACAGTACTTCCCTCTAGGTGGGGCTTCAGTTCTGCAGTCCTTGTTTGGAGCTCAGACGCCTGGTCCAGCCACCAGCGGAGCCCCCCGGTTGGTCAACGGACATTCTGCGCTCGGCAGTTTCTCCAGTGCAGGGCTGGCAGGGGGCGCTGCAGGAG GGATTTTTCACCATATGGTGCCTTCAGTCTCCTCACAGCAGTCTGGGGCCAATCTGCCTGGCCCCGGGGCCCTCAGTTCCCAGCAGAGGCATCTGGACACGAACCCCAAACCAGGGGCCTCGTTCTTGGCCTCTGGCCCCTCGCAGCATAGCCGCACACAGACAGTCCTACACACGCCCaccctcgcccttcctccgccCCCTCCCCTCCTGAACGCCTCCTCCGCTGTCCCTTCCCAACCCGCCTCCCCGCGTTCCTCAAGGCCGCAGTCGTCCCTCCCTGCCTCcacctcctctccatctctggCCACCACATCCACTTCAGTCACCTCCTCTGCTTCCTCCCGGCCCTTCACTGTGCACTATCCCCCGCATCTGCCACCTCCGCACCCTCCCGGCAGCGCAGGTTCAGGTGGGGCGGGGGTCTCCTGGAGGACTCTGGGTCTGCAGGTGTCCTACACGTCCTCGCAGATCCCCGGCAATCGCCCCAGATAG